The following coding sequences lie in one Aquabacterium olei genomic window:
- a CDS encoding thiolase family protein → MQDDIVILAARRTPIGALMGRLAEVSAPQLGASAIRAALDDSRAPAEAVDEVLMGCCLMAGLGQAPARQALLGAGLPASVPATTLTKMCGSGMKAVMLAHDALCAGNGTLYVAGGMESMSRAPHLLPAARRGQRLGHGATLDHMLRDGLEDAYDGQLMGVHAERMAREAGLTRDDLDAVALRSVRLARDAVQRGLFADEIVPVLLPGSSTTDLALQEDETPATCQPEKVPRLRPAFAPDGVITAASSASISDGAAALVLSTASRAAAEGWPMMARIVAHATVAGEPGRFAEAPVHAIRKVLQRADWQVSDVDLFEVNEAFAVVPLLVQRAFGIPEEHLNVRGSACALGHPIGATGARILVTLLHALRQRDQRRGVASLCIGGGEATAMAIERLD, encoded by the coding sequence ATGCAGGACGACATCGTGATCCTCGCCGCACGGCGCACCCCGATCGGCGCGCTGATGGGGCGCCTGGCCGAGGTGTCGGCACCGCAACTCGGTGCCTCGGCCATCCGCGCGGCGCTGGACGACAGTCGGGCGCCGGCCGAGGCCGTCGACGAGGTGCTGATGGGTTGCTGCCTGATGGCGGGCCTCGGGCAGGCGCCGGCACGGCAGGCGCTGCTGGGTGCGGGACTGCCCGCCTCGGTGCCGGCCACCACGCTGACCAAGATGTGCGGCTCGGGCATGAAGGCCGTGATGCTGGCCCACGACGCCCTGTGTGCAGGCAACGGCACGCTGTACGTGGCGGGCGGCATGGAGTCGATGAGCCGTGCGCCGCACCTGTTGCCCGCGGCGCGCCGGGGCCAGCGCCTCGGGCATGGGGCCACGCTCGACCACATGCTGCGCGATGGCCTGGAAGACGCCTACGACGGCCAGTTGATGGGGGTGCACGCCGAACGCATGGCGCGCGAAGCCGGCCTCACCCGTGACGACCTCGATGCGGTGGCCTTGCGCTCGGTGCGGCTCGCCCGCGATGCCGTGCAACGCGGCCTGTTCGCCGACGAGATCGTGCCCGTGTTGTTGCCCGGCAGCTCGACCACCGACCTGGCCTTGCAGGAGGACGAAACCCCCGCCACCTGCCAGCCCGAGAAGGTGCCACGCCTGCGCCCGGCGTTTGCGCCGGACGGCGTGATCACGGCGGCCAGCTCGGCTTCGATCTCGGATGGCGCCGCGGCACTGGTGCTGTCGACCGCCAGCCGTGCTGCGGCCGAGGGCTGGCCCATGATGGCGCGCATCGTGGCCCACGCCACCGTGGCGGGCGAACCCGGCCGTTTTGCGGAAGCGCCAGTGCACGCCATTCGCAAGGTGCTGCAACGCGCAGACTGGCAGGTCAGCGACGTCGATCTGTTCGAGGTCAACGAGGCCTTTGCCGTGGTGCCGCTGCTGGTACAGCGCGCCTTCGGCATCCCGGAAGAACACCTCAATGTGCGAGGCAGTGCCTGTGCGCTCGGCCATCCGATCGGCGCGACGGGGGCCCGCATCCTGGTGACGCTGCTGCATGCCTTGCGGCAGCGGGACCAGCGACGCGGCGTGGCCTCGCTGTGCATCGGCGGCGGTGAAGCCACGGCCATGGCGATCGAGCGGCTGGACTGA
- a CDS encoding SirB2 family protein, whose translation MDYLTIKTLHHAAVALSATGFIARGAGMLMGAAWVRQKPARILPHIVDTALLATGITLAVMLRLDPVQTPWLGAKLLGLLGYIGLGMVALRPGRPQAVRAGAWVAALLVLGWMVSVAITKHPGGWLSALA comes from the coding sequence ATGGACTACCTGACGATCAAGACCCTTCACCACGCCGCCGTGGCGCTGTCGGCCACCGGCTTCATCGCCCGCGGTGCGGGCATGCTGATGGGCGCGGCCTGGGTGCGCCAGAAGCCGGCGCGCATCCTTCCCCACATCGTGGACACGGCACTGCTCGCCACGGGCATCACGCTCGCGGTGATGCTGCGGCTGGACCCGGTGCAGACGCCCTGGCTGGGCGCCAAGCTGCTCGGCTTGCTGGGCTACATCGGCCTGGGCATGGTGGCACTGCGTCCCGGGCGTCCGCAAGCGGTGCGGGCTGGCGCCTGGGTGGCGGCGCTGCTTGTGCTCGGCTGGATGGTGTCGGTCGCGATCACCAAACACCCGGGCGGCTGGCTGAGCGCGCTGGCCTGA
- a CDS encoding hydroxymethylglutaryl-CoA lyase, translated as MLPTHVTLVDVGPRDGLQNEAAPVSAVTKTELVHRLQAAGLRQIEATSFVSPKWVPQMADATEVMAGIQRQPGVRYSVLTPNMKGFEGALAAGADEVVVFAAASEAFSQRNINCSITESIARFQPVVAAAHAHGMRVRAAVSCALGCPYQGEVPVDDVDDVVDRLLGIGCDHIGIADTIGVGTAGQVQRVMERALQRVPVAELSGHFHDTYGQALTNIHACLQLGVHTFDTSVAGLGGCPYAKGATGNVATEDVVYLLHGLGIATGIDLDALVDTADFISRALDRKPVSRVANALLATRPPAG; from the coding sequence ATGCTGCCCACCCACGTCACCCTCGTCGATGTCGGCCCGCGAGATGGCCTGCAGAACGAGGCCGCCCCGGTTTCTGCCGTCACCAAGACCGAACTGGTTCATCGCCTGCAGGCCGCCGGACTGCGCCAGATCGAAGCCACCAGCTTCGTCAGCCCCAAGTGGGTGCCGCAGATGGCCGATGCCACCGAGGTCATGGCCGGCATCCAGCGCCAGCCCGGGGTGCGCTACAGCGTGCTCACGCCCAACATGAAGGGCTTCGAAGGCGCGCTGGCCGCCGGCGCCGATGAAGTCGTGGTGTTTGCCGCCGCCAGCGAGGCCTTCAGCCAGCGCAACATCAACTGCAGCATCACCGAATCCATCGCGCGCTTCCAGCCCGTGGTGGCCGCCGCCCATGCCCATGGCATGCGGGTGCGTGCGGCGGTGTCGTGTGCGCTGGGCTGCCCCTACCAGGGCGAGGTCCCGGTCGATGACGTGGACGACGTGGTCGACCGCCTGCTCGGCATCGGCTGCGACCACATCGGCATCGCCGACACCATCGGCGTGGGCACGGCCGGCCAGGTGCAGCGCGTGATGGAGCGGGCCCTGCAACGCGTGCCGGTGGCCGAGCTCAGCGGCCATTTTCACGACACCTACGGCCAAGCCCTCACCAACATCCACGCCTGCCTGCAGCTGGGCGTCCACACCTTCGACACCAGCGTGGCCGGCCTCGGCGGCTGCCCCTACGCCAAGGGCGCCACCGGCAACGTCGCCACCGAAGACGTGGTCTACCTGCTGCACGGCCTGGGCATCGCCACCGGCATCGACCTGGACGCCCTGGTGGACACCGCCGATTTCATTTCCCGCGCGCTGGACCGCAAGCCGGTCTCGCGCGTGGCCAACGCGCTGCTGGCCACGCGACCCCCAGCCGGCTGA
- a CDS encoding carboxyl transferase domain-containing protein produces MPVLDTQLNPRSEGFKVNARAMQALVDDLDAHLARVAQGGGAEARARHLARGKLLPRDRIGQLLDGNAPFLEVAPLAALGVYDGAAPGAGVVAGIGRIHGVECMVVANDATVKGGTYFPLTVKKHLRAQEIAEANRLPCVYLVDSGGAHLPHQDEVFPDRDHFGRIFYNQARMSAAGIPQIAVVMGSCTAGGAYVPAMCDETIIVREQGTIFLGGPPLVRAATGEVVTAEELGGGDVHTRLSGVADHLADDDRHALLLARQCVARLNHRKQPDLVLRPPRPPRHDPTELMGLIPLDEQGQTARQAFEVRELIARLVDDSEFDEFKARYGSTLVTGFAHIEGMPVGILANQGILFAESAQKGAHFIEVCCQRRIPLVFLQNITGFMVGRQYEHQGIARAGAKLVTAVACAEVPKFTVVIGGSFGAGNYGMCGRAYNPRFLWMWPNARISVMGGEQAASVLATVRRDALQAQGMNWSEDEEAAFKVPIRAQYETQGHPYHAAARLWDDGIIRPTDTRRVLALGLSASLNAPIPETRFGVFRM; encoded by the coding sequence ATGCCTGTGCTCGACACGCAGCTCAATCCGCGATCGGAAGGTTTCAAGGTCAACGCCCGGGCCATGCAGGCGCTGGTGGATGACCTGGACGCTCACCTGGCGCGCGTGGCGCAAGGCGGCGGTGCCGAGGCCCGCGCCAGGCACCTGGCACGCGGCAAGCTGCTGCCGCGCGACCGCATTGGGCAACTGCTTGATGGCAACGCGCCGTTTCTTGAGGTCGCCCCTCTGGCCGCGCTGGGCGTGTACGACGGCGCGGCGCCTGGCGCCGGGGTGGTGGCCGGCATCGGTCGCATCCATGGCGTGGAATGCATGGTGGTGGCCAACGACGCCACGGTGAAGGGCGGCACGTACTTTCCGCTGACGGTGAAGAAACACCTGCGCGCGCAGGAGATCGCCGAAGCCAACCGCTTGCCGTGCGTGTATCTGGTCGACTCGGGCGGCGCGCACCTGCCCCACCAGGACGAGGTCTTCCCCGACCGCGACCACTTCGGCCGCATCTTCTACAACCAGGCCCGCATGAGCGCAGCCGGCATCCCGCAGATCGCCGTGGTGATGGGGTCGTGCACCGCAGGTGGTGCCTATGTACCTGCCATGTGTGACGAGACCATCATCGTGCGCGAGCAGGGCACCATCTTCCTGGGCGGGCCGCCTCTGGTGCGTGCCGCCACCGGCGAGGTCGTGACCGCCGAAGAACTGGGCGGCGGCGATGTGCACACACGGCTGTCCGGCGTGGCCGACCACCTGGCTGACGACGACCGCCACGCCCTGTTGCTGGCACGCCAGTGCGTGGCGCGACTCAACCATCGCAAACAGCCGGACCTGGTCTTGCGGCCGCCTCGCCCCCCGCGACACGACCCCACCGAGCTGATGGGCCTGATCCCGCTGGACGAACAGGGGCAAACGGCCCGCCAGGCCTTCGAGGTGCGCGAGCTGATCGCCCGGCTGGTGGACGACTCCGAATTCGACGAGTTCAAGGCCCGCTACGGCAGCACCCTGGTCACGGGCTTTGCACACATCGAAGGCATGCCGGTCGGCATCCTGGCCAACCAGGGCATCCTGTTTGCCGAAAGCGCACAGAAGGGCGCGCACTTCATCGAAGTGTGCTGCCAGCGCCGCATTCCGCTGGTCTTTCTGCAGAACATCACCGGCTTCATGGTGGGCCGCCAGTACGAGCACCAGGGCATTGCCCGGGCTGGTGCCAAGCTGGTCACGGCCGTGGCCTGTGCCGAGGTGCCGAAGTTCACGGTGGTGATCGGCGGCTCGTTCGGCGCGGGCAACTACGGCATGTGCGGCCGCGCCTACAACCCGCGCTTTCTGTGGATGTGGCCCAACGCCCGCATCAGCGTGATGGGCGGCGAGCAGGCCGCCAGCGTGCTGGCCACGGTGCGCCGCGATGCGCTTCAGGCTCAAGGCATGAACTGGTCAGAAGACGAGGAGGCCGCGTTCAAGGTCCCCATCCGTGCGCAGTACGAAACCCAGGGCCACCCTTACCACGCCGCCGCCCGACTGTGGGACGACGGCATCATCCGCCCGACCGACACCCGGCGCGTTCTGGCCCTGGGCCTGAGCGCCAGCCTCAACGCGCCGATTCCGGAAACCCGGTTCGGCGTGTTCCGCATGTGA
- a CDS encoding SDR family NAD(P)-dependent oxidoreductase, whose translation MQLQDSVVLITGGSSGLGAAAARMAWQAGARVVLADKAEPPASHPLKALDPVCERWHWQATDVADAVSGSAAVDAVQDRFGRLDVLVSAAGLACAERVHGRDGPHRLETFQRMLQVNLLGSFNMMRLAVPAMLNAPPRPAQAGSDSRGLVVFTASIAAFDGQVGQVAYAASKGGVAAMTLPAARDLARDHIRVMTVAPGVFDTPMLRGLPDEARVSLEATVPHPARLGLPDEYAALVRHIVENDYLNGEVIRLDGALRMGPR comes from the coding sequence ATGCAGCTTCAGGACAGCGTGGTGCTCATCACGGGTGGCAGCTCGGGCCTGGGCGCGGCCGCGGCCCGCATGGCGTGGCAGGCCGGCGCCCGGGTAGTGCTGGCTGACAAGGCCGAGCCGCCTGCGTCTCATCCTCTGAAGGCGCTGGATCCGGTGTGCGAACGCTGGCACTGGCAGGCCACGGACGTCGCCGATGCAGTGTCCGGGTCGGCCGCCGTGGACGCGGTCCAAGATCGCTTCGGCCGGCTGGACGTGCTGGTCAGCGCGGCCGGTCTGGCGTGCGCCGAGCGGGTGCATGGCCGCGATGGCCCGCATCGCCTGGAGACCTTTCAGCGCATGCTGCAGGTCAATCTGCTGGGCAGCTTCAACATGATGCGGCTGGCAGTGCCCGCAATGCTGAACGCCCCACCGCGTCCGGCACAGGCCGGCTCCGACAGCCGGGGGCTCGTCGTCTTCACCGCGTCGATTGCGGCATTCGACGGGCAGGTCGGACAGGTTGCCTATGCCGCATCGAAAGGGGGCGTGGCCGCGATGACCCTGCCCGCGGCCCGCGACCTGGCGCGTGACCACATCCGCGTGATGACCGTGGCACCGGGCGTGTTCGACACCCCCATGCTCCGCGGCTTGCCCGACGAAGCCCGCGTCAGCCTGGAGGCCACCGTGCCCCACCCCGCGCGCCTGGGCCTGCCCGACGAGTACGCCGCGCTGGTGCGCCACATCGTCGAGAACGACTACCTCAATGGCGAGGTCATCCGGCTGGATGGCGCGCTGCGCATGGGCCCGCGTTGA
- a CDS encoding isovaleryl-CoA dehydrogenase: MDLPGLQHHLGDEIDALRDAVQAFSQREIAPHAARIDRDDAFPVDLWPRLGELGVLGPTVSEAYGGAGLGYLAHLVIMEEISRASASVALSYGAHSNLCVNQIHRHGTEAQQRRYLPPLISGQHIGALAMSEPEAGSDVVSMRLKATPHRRDGVDGFLLDGSKMWITNGPVADTLVVYAKTDMDAGPRGITAFLIEQGTPGFRVAQRLDKLGMRGSPTGELVFEQAFVPREQVLGEMGGGVKVLMSGLDTERAVLSGGPIGIMQAALDNVLPYVHDRHQFGQPIGQFQLVQAKVADMYTALQAARCLAYTVARNLDAAGPGGARHLRKDCAALILWTAEQATRVAGDGIQLLGGNGYIHDYPMGRLWRDAKLYEIGAGTSEIRRTLIGRELFDATA; this comes from the coding sequence ATGGACCTGCCCGGACTGCAACACCACCTCGGTGACGAGATCGACGCGCTGCGCGACGCCGTGCAGGCCTTCTCCCAGCGCGAGATCGCGCCGCACGCCGCCCGCATCGACCGCGACGACGCCTTCCCGGTCGACCTGTGGCCGCGGCTCGGCGAACTCGGCGTGCTCGGCCCCACGGTCAGCGAAGCGTACGGCGGCGCCGGGCTCGGGTATCTGGCCCACCTCGTCATCATGGAAGAGATCAGCCGCGCCTCGGCCTCGGTGGCGCTGAGCTACGGCGCACACAGCAACCTGTGCGTCAACCAGATCCACCGCCACGGCACCGAGGCGCAACAGCGCCGCTACCTGCCGCCGCTCATCAGCGGCCAGCACATCGGCGCGCTGGCCATGAGCGAGCCCGAGGCCGGCTCCGATGTGGTCAGCATGCGGCTGAAGGCCACGCCGCACCGCCGCGACGGCGTCGACGGCTTTCTGCTCGACGGCAGCAAGATGTGGATCACCAACGGCCCTGTGGCCGACACGCTGGTGGTCTACGCCAAGACCGACATGGACGCCGGCCCGCGCGGCATCACCGCCTTTCTGATCGAGCAAGGCACGCCGGGTTTCCGCGTGGCGCAGCGGCTCGACAAGCTCGGCATGCGCGGCTCACCCACGGGCGAGCTGGTGTTCGAGCAGGCCTTCGTGCCTCGCGAGCAGGTGCTGGGCGAGATGGGCGGCGGCGTGAAGGTGCTGATGAGCGGCCTCGACACCGAACGCGCCGTGCTGTCGGGCGGGCCCATCGGCATCATGCAGGCCGCGCTCGACAACGTGCTGCCGTATGTGCACGACCGCCACCAGTTCGGCCAGCCCATCGGCCAGTTCCAGCTGGTGCAGGCCAAGGTGGCCGACATGTACACCGCGCTGCAGGCCGCACGTTGTCTGGCCTACACCGTGGCGCGCAACCTCGATGCCGCCGGCCCGGGCGGGGCACGTCACCTGCGCAAGGACTGCGCCGCGCTCATCCTGTGGACGGCCGAGCAGGCCACGCGCGTGGCGGGTGACGGCATCCAGCTGCTCGGCGGCAACGGCTACATCCACGACTACCCGATGGGCCGGCTGTGGCGCGATGCCAAGCTCTACGAGATCGGCGCGGGCACGTCCGAGATCCGGCGCACGCTGATCGGGCGGGAGCTGTTCGACGCTACCGCCTGA
- a CDS encoding acetyl/propionyl/methylcrotonyl-CoA carboxylase subunit alpha gives MFRTILIANRGEIACRIAASARRMGVRTMAVFTPDEAHARHVHAADEAWPLPCADASQPRAAWLDGAALIDIARRSGAEAIHPGYGFLSENAAFAQACRDAGVVFIGPPAEAIAAMGSKAAAKSLMTEAGVPLVPGYHGETQDLATLAAEAERIGYPVLIKATAGGGGRGMRAVHQATDFAAALASCQREAQASFGDARVLIERLVERPRHIEVQVFGDTQGHYVHLFERDCSIQRRHQKVLEEAPAPGLPAAVRARMGQAAIAAARSVGYVGAGTVEFICEADVADTGRFWFMEMNTRLQVEHPVTEAITGLDLVEWQLRVAAGEPLPLRQEQITLRGHAIEARLCAEQPEQGFLPATGPVTVWRPPSHAAFQIAPVRLDSGIGEGDAIGPHYDAMLAKLIVWGEDRATALRRLQQALDHLHVAGLPHNLAFLRRLARHPRWLQAELDTGLIATEADALLHPDPVSDLWVAAAWVAGQEPGAHAPGGEAPSPQAAGATGAAGGILPDDTGTLRASWRDPWSATDAWQLTGARTTRHTLQSGDRLVELTWTRRGGAHALQVGNAHAQLVLHRHGDTQVSVTLVPLDRAGHTDSTAPATPPHVSAGTHRLHLYARGDAWHAFCAEWPQAHPLTVRERPPQASRNQDAGHARLTAPMPGRVVALLVEAGQHVKAGTPLAVTEAMKMEHTLCAPRDGTVAELRCAVGDQVAEGDELLRLD, from the coding sequence ATGTTCCGCACCATCCTGATCGCCAACCGTGGAGAGATCGCGTGCCGCATCGCAGCGAGCGCGCGGCGGATGGGCGTGCGCACGATGGCCGTCTTCACACCCGATGAAGCCCATGCACGCCATGTGCACGCCGCCGATGAGGCCTGGCCCCTGCCCTGCGCCGATGCCAGCCAGCCCCGTGCCGCCTGGCTGGACGGTGCGGCCTTGATCGACATCGCTCGCCGCAGTGGCGCCGAGGCCATCCACCCGGGCTACGGCTTCCTCAGCGAGAACGCGGCGTTCGCCCAGGCTTGCCGGGATGCCGGGGTGGTGTTCATCGGCCCGCCGGCCGAGGCCATTGCCGCGATGGGCAGCAAGGCCGCCGCCAAATCCCTGATGACCGAGGCCGGCGTGCCACTGGTACCCGGCTACCACGGCGAAACACAGGACCTGGCCACGCTGGCTGCCGAAGCCGAGCGCATCGGCTACCCCGTGCTGATCAAGGCCACGGCCGGCGGTGGTGGGCGCGGCATGCGGGCCGTGCACCAGGCCACCGACTTCGCGGCGGCCCTGGCCTCGTGTCAGCGTGAGGCCCAAGCCAGCTTCGGCGATGCGCGCGTGCTGATCGAGCGCCTGGTGGAACGCCCTCGCCACATCGAGGTGCAGGTCTTCGGCGACACGCAAGGCCACTACGTCCACCTCTTCGAACGCGACTGCTCCATCCAGCGCCGCCACCAGAAGGTGCTGGAAGAAGCCCCCGCCCCCGGCCTGCCCGCCGCCGTGCGAGCCCGCATGGGTCAGGCGGCCATCGCCGCGGCGCGCAGCGTCGGCTATGTGGGTGCGGGCACGGTCGAGTTCATCTGCGAAGCCGACGTGGCCGACACGGGCCGTTTCTGGTTCATGGAGATGAACACGCGCCTGCAGGTCGAGCACCCGGTCACCGAAGCCATCACCGGGCTCGACCTGGTCGAATGGCAACTGCGCGTCGCCGCGGGCGAGCCCCTGCCCTTGCGCCAGGAACAGATCACGCTGCGGGGCCATGCCATCGAAGCGCGGTTGTGCGCAGAGCAACCCGAGCAGGGCTTCCTGCCGGCCACCGGCCCGGTCACCGTGTGGCGCCCCCCGTCGCATGCGGCCTTCCAGATCGCGCCGGTGCGGCTGGACAGCGGCATCGGCGAAGGCGATGCGATCGGTCCGCATTACGACGCCATGCTGGCCAAGCTGATTGTGTGGGGCGAAGACCGGGCCACCGCGCTGCGGCGCCTGCAGCAGGCGCTGGACCACCTGCATGTGGCCGGGCTGCCGCACAACCTGGCCTTTCTGCGGCGGCTGGCCCGACACCCGCGTTGGTTGCAGGCCGAACTGGACACCGGGCTGATCGCCACCGAAGCCGATGCGCTGCTGCACCCAGATCCCGTCAGCGATCTGTGGGTGGCCGCGGCCTGGGTGGCAGGGCAAGAGCCCGGCGCGCATGCCCCGGGGGGGGAAGCGCCTTCGCCGCAGGCTGCGGGGGCAACGGGGGCTGCCGGCGGAATCCTGCCCGATGACACCGGCACGCTGAGGGCAAGTTGGCGCGACCCATGGTCGGCCACCGACGCCTGGCAACTGACTGGCGCCCGCACCACGCGCCACACACTGCAAAGCGGTGATCGGTTGGTCGAGCTGACGTGGACGCGCCGCGGTGGCGCACACGCGCTCCAGGTCGGCAACGCCCACGCGCAGCTCGTCCTGCACCGCCATGGCGACACACAGGTCAGCGTCACGCTCGTCCCGCTGGATCGGGCCGGCCACACCGACAGCACCGCCCCCGCAACTCCACCTCACGTCTCGGCCGGCACGCATCGCCTGCACCTGTACGCGCGGGGTGACGCCTGGCACGCCTTCTGCGCCGAATGGCCCCAAGCGCACCCGTTGACCGTGCGCGAGCGCCCACCTCAGGCATCCCGGAATCAGGACGCCGGCCACGCGCGACTCACCGCCCCCATGCCGGGCCGCGTGGTGGCCCTGCTGGTGGAAGCCGGGCAACACGTGAAGGCCGGCACGCCGCTGGCCGTCACGGAAGCGATGAAAATGGAGCACACCCTCTGCGCGCCGCGCGATGGCACCGTGGCCGAGCTGCGCTGTGCCGTGGGCGACCAGGTCGCAGAGGGCGATGAACTCCTGCGTCTGGATTGA
- a CDS encoding maltoporin, with protein MNKGIRLTLVAAATALAGQAMAFEFNGYLRAGPVLSGAESSGTTQTYGKYSLGGAGQMYRLGNEGDFYGEFLLSHEQKVGNQTVKLGWMPALFSAKPNPTSENNYETKQAFIEVAGMDFAPNVKFWGGKRYQRADVHIVDTFYINYGNDVGAGAYDIAVGGAKLGVHAYSSDEFTTKNGTKATAARVTADLYDIKTSADGKLRAVVSLVNGDYINGSSGFSLSVKHDQANFGMKGLTNTVWLQAANGHAALTGGFSATKNKGLRAVDSIQWQSGPWGGQAQAVWERAKSYADLSNAETEVTRTSLGGRVSYAVTQNFKLLTEIGVTSAKQDGVAGTGRLNKITFAPTLALNGDFWSRPELRFYATHITWNDAAYSIAGSTPAGLTDKSKNSATLVGVQAELWF; from the coding sequence ATGAACAAAGGCATTCGCCTGACCCTCGTCGCCGCCGCAACCGCCCTGGCCGGGCAGGCCATGGCATTCGAATTCAACGGTTACCTGCGCGCCGGCCCTGTCCTGTCGGGCGCCGAGTCCTCGGGCACCACGCAGACCTATGGCAAGTACAGCCTGGGCGGCGCCGGTCAGATGTACCGTCTCGGCAACGAAGGCGACTTCTATGGCGAGTTCCTGCTGTCACACGAGCAGAAGGTGGGCAACCAGACCGTGAAGCTGGGCTGGATGCCGGCGCTGTTCTCGGCCAAGCCGAACCCGACCTCGGAGAACAACTACGAGACCAAGCAGGCCTTCATCGAGGTGGCCGGCATGGACTTTGCGCCCAACGTCAAGTTCTGGGGCGGCAAGCGCTACCAGCGCGCCGACGTGCACATCGTCGACACGTTCTACATCAACTACGGCAACGACGTGGGCGCGGGTGCCTATGACATCGCCGTGGGCGGCGCCAAGCTGGGCGTGCACGCCTATTCGAGCGACGAGTTCACCACCAAGAACGGCACCAAGGCCACCGCCGCCCGCGTGACGGCCGACCTCTACGACATCAAGACCAGCGCCGACGGCAAGCTGCGCGCGGTGGTGTCGCTGGTCAATGGCGATTACATCAACGGCAGCAGCGGCTTCTCGTTGTCGGTCAAGCACGATCAGGCCAACTTCGGCATGAAGGGGCTCACGAACACCGTGTGGCTGCAGGCCGCGAACGGCCACGCCGCGCTGACCGGTGGCTTCTCCGCCACCAAGAACAAGGGCCTGCGTGCCGTTGATTCGATCCAATGGCAGTCCGGCCCGTGGGGCGGCCAGGCCCAGGCGGTGTGGGAACGCGCCAAGAGCTACGCCGACCTGAGCAATGCCGAAACCGAAGTGACCCGCACCTCGCTGGGCGGCCGCGTGTCCTACGCCGTCACGCAGAACTTCAAGCTGCTGACCGAAATCGGCGTGACCTCGGCCAAGCAGGATGGTGTGGCCGGCACGGGCCGCCTGAACAAGATCACGTTTGCACCCACGCTGGCGCTCAACGGTGATTTCTGGTCGCGCCCGGAACTGCGCTTCTACGCCACCCACATCACCTGGAACGACGCGGCCTACAGCATTGCCGGCTCGACCCCGGCCGGCCTGACCGACAAGTCCAAGAACTCCGCCACCCTGGTTGGCGTGCAAGCCGAACTGTGGTTCTGA
- a CDS encoding enoyl-CoA hydratase-related protein, with translation MSLTWPDPTEPGVARVRLQRPAPHNALDPALITALTNAFRELAGAPHVRVVILEADGPSFCAGADLRHMRTAAEQDWAANHADAEALAAMFHAVASCPVPVIASVQGACYGGGVGLVACADIAVGVTSATFRLSEAALGLIPATISPYVVRAVGERTARRWFMTAETFEAHTAQAHGLIHETQPDLNALEASVNRLAQAIARNSPQAVRACKRLVDEVAGRPIDAPLRDLTARRIADARASAEGREGVQAFLQRRPPNWLEADRLHRRSLRDDGADELND, from the coding sequence CTGTCGCTGACCTGGCCGGATCCGACCGAGCCCGGCGTGGCACGGGTCCGCCTGCAGCGCCCTGCCCCACACAACGCGCTCGACCCGGCACTGATCACGGCCCTCACCAACGCCTTTCGCGAGCTTGCCGGCGCACCACACGTGCGCGTGGTGATCCTCGAAGCCGACGGGCCGAGTTTCTGTGCGGGCGCGGACCTGCGCCACATGCGCACCGCGGCCGAGCAGGACTGGGCGGCCAACCATGCCGACGCCGAGGCACTGGCCGCGATGTTCCACGCGGTGGCCAGCTGCCCGGTGCCGGTCATCGCCAGCGTGCAAGGCGCTTGTTACGGCGGGGGCGTGGGTCTGGTGGCGTGCGCCGACATCGCCGTGGGCGTGACGTCGGCCACATTCCGGCTGTCGGAAGCGGCCCTCGGCCTGATCCCGGCCACCATCAGCCCGTATGTCGTCCGGGCGGTGGGCGAGCGCACCGCACGGCGCTGGTTCATGACGGCGGAGACCTTCGAGGCCCACACGGCACAAGCTCACGGACTGATCCATGAGACTCAACCCGACCTGAACGCGCTGGAGGCCAGCGTGAACCGGCTGGCCCAGGCCATCGCGCGCAACAGCCCGCAGGCAGTGCGAGCCTGCAAGCGCCTCGTCGACGAGGTGGCAGGCCGCCCCATCGACGCCCCGCTGCGCGACCTGACTGCCCGCCGCATTGCCGACGCCCGCGCCAGCGCCGAAGGTCGCGAGGGGGTCCAGGCGTTTCTGCAGCGCCGACCGCCGAACTGGCTGGAAGCCGACCGCCTGCACCGCCGCTCGCTGCGCGACGACGGCGCTGACGAGCTCAACGACTGA